One part of the Sorangiineae bacterium MSr11954 genome encodes these proteins:
- a CDS encoding response regulator — protein MSSPAPLILIVDDSQDNREMYVEYLESYGYRIAEAEDGAAALKTAFELAPSLVVMDLTLPVIDGWEATRRLRADPRTSSVPVIALTGHTEDRHHRAARDAGCSVFLLKPCLPERLLEEIQKLLPDYIGEPQDLSARREMLEDPPS, from the coding sequence ATGTCATCACCCGCACCGCTCATTTTGATCGTCGACGACAGCCAGGACAACCGCGAGATGTATGTGGAGTACCTGGAGAGCTACGGCTACCGCATTGCCGAGGCCGAGGACGGCGCGGCGGCCCTCAAGACCGCCTTCGAGCTCGCCCCATCTCTGGTGGTGATGGATCTAACGCTCCCCGTCATCGATGGCTGGGAGGCCACCCGCCGCTTGCGGGCCGATCCGCGCACCTCGTCGGTGCCGGTCATTGCCCTCACGGGCCACACCGAAGACCGCCACCACCGCGCCGCCCGCGACGCCGGATGCAGCGTCTTTTTGCTCAAGCCGTGCTTGCCCGAGCGCCTCTTGGAGGAGATCCAAAAGCTCCTGCCGGACTACATCGGCGAGCCCCAAGACCTCAGCGCCCGCCGTGAAATGTTGGAGGATCCCCCCTCGTAG